Proteins from a single region of Primulina tabacum isolate GXHZ01 chromosome 5, ASM2559414v2, whole genome shotgun sequence:
- the LOC142546932 gene encoding mediator of RNA polymerase II transcription subunit 15a-like isoform X4: METLKRHLPFSGQEGLEELKKIAMRFEEKIYTAATSQSDYLRKISVKMLTMEPKSQNPLTNPLQTNTASNSKNPQDREMDSNNWRAAQAQLQIPGQSMSSESVVPPGMEAGDWRNQLPADSRQRIVNKIMETLKRHLPFSGPEGLQELKKIAMRFEEKIYTAATSQSDYLRKISLKMLTMETKSQNPMTNPLQPNTASNSKNPQDPASQTMQSQMQNQVQSLPMTMVSNQSQVRQQLLSQNIQNNLTSTGAQLPGGVSQSTVPNVSSQNPNMQNIQNMSNVTQNVVGNSMGQSMPSNMFANSQRQMARQQQVASQDQQQQSQNSQQYPYNQQLQQHLMKQKFQQGTVPQSLMQAQIQQQQQQPLLQPGQLQSSQQAVMQPSLRQSSASSTLQQNQQQSLQQSTQSMLQQQQQQQQSVLRQQQPSVIHQQQTSLSQHSVLPAQQHQSQQLSGQQPNASNMQQNQLIGQQNNALDAQQQHQQQQRIMAQQNNITSLQPPQTINQQNNLPNMHQQLSSGQQNNLQNVHQQQLGSQTNLSGFQQQQMVGIQNGGSSLQPNPQSVHMLQQSKVSVQQQMQQNMANCLPNQAHQTLSQPPQQQLMSQIQSQQGQLQQQLGLQQQVNPLQRDMQQRIQTSGPLLQPHNTIDQQKQLLQSQRIIPEVPLTSLDSSQTGNSNGGDWQEEVYQKIKTMNEMYFPDLNEMYQRMAAKLQQHDSLPQQPKNEQLDKLRFYKLMLERLLMFLQTNKNEVNHSHKEKIVGVEKQIVNVLNSNRPRKPVSSLHQGQIPQPHLPSMQQSQQAQPQISQMHIPENQMNSQMQPMNGQNYVTTAQQNNLNNLQHNSLPSVSAISNSRQNMMDTLQPGSNVEPGQSNSLNSIQQVPMSSLQQNLVTGPQQMNINSISSQNGLTAMPSNMNPLQSNSNILQPHQIKSEQQIFPTQQVKQQYQQRQIQQQYMQRQQLIQQQQQQQTTQQSTSQLTAQQMMQLNQINETNDIKMRHQISSKSGVIQQHTSSGQRPSYHHPQMKSGTPFSISSPQVLQGGSPQISLHPSPQLDQQNLLASHVKAGTPLQSANSPFIVPSPSTSMVPSPMPGDSEKINPGVSSLSNAGNIVHNSTAGASGPAQSLAIGTPGISASPLLAEFTSPDGTHGAASTIVSGNNNVVEQPLERLIKVVKSMSQKALSASVSDISSVVSMVDRIAGSAPGNGSRAAVGEDLVAMTKCRLQARNFFTQDGPGGTKKMRRYTTAMPSNVVSSTCSVSDNFRHINGSESDGESTGASSVKRPRIEANHALEEELHEINQRLIDTAVYICEDDVDPTAVTAAAEGGGGIIVKCSFSAVALSPNLKSQYASAQMSPIQPLRLLVPNNYPNCSPILLDKFPVEVSKEYEDLSRKAKSRFSTSLRTLAQPMSLGEIARTWDICARAVISEYAQQSGGGTFSSKYGTWEDCLSTA, from the exons AAATGGATAGCAATAATTGGCGCGCAGCCCAGGCCCAGTTGCAGATTCCGGGTCAATCTATGAGTAGTGAATCGGTGGTGCCTCCTGGAATGGAAGCTGGTGACTGGAGGAATCAGCTTCCAGCGGATTCTAGACAGAGAATTGTTAACAAGAT AATGGAAACCTTGAAGAGGCATCTTCCTTTTTCTGGCCCAGAGGGACTGCAGGAACTTAAGAAAATAGCCATGAGGTTTGAGGAGAAGATTTACACTGCAGCAACAAGTCAG TCAGATTACTTGAGAAAGATTTCTTTGAAGATGCTGACAATGGAGACTAAATCCCAAAATCCTATGACCAATCCTCTTCAACCCAATACTGCAAGCAATAGCAAAAATCCCCAAGATCCAG CTTCTCAGACGATGCAGTCTCAAATGCAAAATCAGGTGCAGTCGCTACCTATGACTATGGTTTCCAATCAATCTCAAGTGCGCCAACAGCTATTAtcccagaatattcagaatAACCTCACATCAACTGGAGCCCAGCTCCCTGGTGGTGTGTCTCAGAGCACCGTGCCTAATGTTTCTAGTCAGAATCCTAACATGCAAAATATACAAAACATGTCTAATGTAACTCAAAATGTAGTAGGGAATTCTATGGGGCAAAGTATGCCATCCAATATGTTTGCCAACTCTCAGAGACAGATGGCGAGGCAACAACAAGTTGCATCACAGGATCAACAGCAACAGTCTCAAAATTCACAGCAATATCCGTACAACCAGCAGCTACAACAACACCTTATGAAGCAAAAGTTCCAACAAGGAACTGTCCCACAATCTCTTATGCAAGCTCAgatccagcagcagcagcagcagccccTTTTGCAACCAGGTCAGCTCCAATCCTCTCAGCAGGCTGTTATGCAGCCTTCTTTGAGGCAATCATCAGCTTCATCTACTCTTCAGCAAAATCAGCAGCAGTCTCTTCAACAGTCAACTCAATCTATgcttcagcagcagcagcaacagcagcaaTCGGTCCTCCGGCAGCAGCAGCCTTCTGTCATTCATCAGCAGCAAACTTCTTTGTCTCAGCATTCAGTTCTACCTGCACAGCAACACCAATCGCAACAGCTTAGTGGACAGCAGCCAAATGCTTCAAACATGCAACAGAATCAACTGATTGGGCAGCAAAACAATGCCCTTGATGCACAGCAGCagcatcaacaacaacaaaggATTATGGCTCAGCAGAACAATATCACTAGCCTTCAACCACCGCAGACAATTAATCAGCAAAACAACCTTCCAAATATGCATCAGCAGCTGTCATCTGGGCAGCAGAATAACCTCCAGAATGTGCATCAGCAGCAATTAGGCTCTCAAACTAATTTATCTGGTTTCCAACAGCAGCAAATGGTTGGAATTCAGAATGGTGGCTCCAGCTTGCAGCCTAATCCACAGTCAGTCCATATGTTGCAACAATCCAAGGTCTCAGTGCAGCAGCAAATGCAACAAAACATGGCAAACTGTTTACCTAACCAAGCTCATCAGACACTGTCGCAACCACCGCAACAGCAACTGATGTCACAGATCCAGTCACAACAAGGCCAACTGCAACAGCAATTAGGCTTGCAACAGCAGGTAAATCCATTGCAAAGAGACATGCAACAAAGGATTCAAACGTCTGGTCCCTTGCTTCAACCACATAATACTATTGATCAACAGAAGCAGTTGTTACAGTCTCAAAGAATCATTCCAGAGGTTCCTCTAA CATCTTTAGATTCATCACAGACTGGAAATTCTAATGGCGGGGACTGGCAAGAAGAGGTTTATCAAAAG ATCAAAACCATGAATGAGATGTATTTTCCTGATTTAAACGAGATGTACCAGCGAATGGCTGCTAAGTTGCAGCAG CATGATTCTCTTCCTCAACAGCCTAAGAATGAGCAACTTGACAAGCTCAGATTTTATAAGCTTATGTTGGAACGTTTGTTAATGTTTCTGCAAACTAACAAGAATGAAGTTAACCATTCTCACAAGGAAAAGATTGTTGGCGTTGAGAAGCAGATTGTCAATGTTCTTAATTCGAACAGGCCACGGAAGCCTGTTTCTTCTTTGCATCAAGGGCAAATCCCCCAGCCTCACTTGCCTTCTATGCAACAATCTCAGCAGGCACAACCTCAAATTTCTCAGATGCATATCCCAGAGAATCAAATGAATTCTCAGATGCAGCCAATGAATGGACAGAATTATGTGACGACTGCACAGCAGAACAATTTGAACAACTTGCAGCACAACTCGTTACCTTCTGTGTCTGCTATCTCAAATTCCCGTCAAAATATGATGGATACACTCCAGCCTGGCTCAAATGTTGAACCTGGACAAAGCAATTCTCTCAACTCAATTCAACAAGTACCTATGAGTTCTCTGCAACAAAATTTGGTAACTGGCCCGCAGCAAATGAATATTAACTCAATATCATCACAAAATGGTCTAACAGCGATGCCATCAAATATGAATCCCTTGCAGTCAAATTCTAACATACTCCAACCCCATCAAATAAAATCAGAGCAACAAATTTTTCCAACACAGCAAGTGAAACAGCAGTATCAGCAGAGGCAGATCCAGCAACAATATATGCAGAGACAGCAGCTGattcagcagcagcaacagcagcaaACAACTCAGCAGTCAACTTCACAGTTAACTGCTCAGCAAATGATGCAGCTTAATCAGATTAATGAGACAAATGATATAAAGATGAGACACCAGATAAGTAGCAAATCAGGAGTTATCCAGCAACATACTTCCTCTGGCCAACGACCATCATATCATCACCCCCAAATGAAATCTGGAACTCCGTTCTCAATTTCTTCTCCTCAGGTCCTTCAGGGTGGATCCCCTCAAATTAGTCTTCATCCTTCACCACAACTTGACCAACAGAATCTTCTGGCATCTCATGTCAAAGCTGGAACCCCTTTGCAATCAGCAAATTCTCCTTTCATTGTCCCATCTCCTTCAACTTCCATGGTTCCATCACCCATGCCAGGTGATTCTGAGAAAATCAATCCTGGTGTTTCATCGCTGTCAAATGCTGGAAACATTGTGCACAATTCAACTGCTGGAGCATCTGGACCAGCCCAATCTCTTGCAATTGGGACTCCTGGGATATCAGCCTCACCTTTGCTTGCAGAATTCACCAGCCCTGATGGCACTCATGGTGCGGCATCAACCATTGTTTCCGGAAACAATAATGTTGTGGAACAGCCGCTTGAACGCTTAATCAAAGTG GTGAAATCTATGTCTCAGAAAGCTTTAAGTGCCTCTGTTAGCGACATCAGCTCAGTTGTCAGTATGGTTGACAGAATTGCGGGATCTGCTCCAGGAAATGGATCACGGGCTGCAGTAGGTGAAGATTTGGTTGCTATGACTAAATGTCGTCTTCAGGCCCGAAACTTTTTTACGCAAGATGGACCTGGTGGAACCAAGAAAATGAGACGTTATACAACTGCAATGCCATCCAATGTTGTTTCATCTACCTGCAGTGTGAGTGATAATTTCAGGCATATAAATGGAAGTGAATCTGATGGAGAGTCCACTGGGGCATCGAGTGTCAAGAGGCCAAGGATTGAG GCTAACCATGCACTTGAAGAAGAGTTACATGAAATTAATCAGCGACTTATAGATACTGCTGTATATATATGTGAAGACGATGTTGATCCAACTGCAGTTACTGCTGCGGCTGAAGGTGGTGGAGGAATTATTGTGAAGTGTTCTTTCAGTGCTGTGGCACTGAGTCCAAATCTGAAGTCACAATATGCTTCAGCGCAAATG TCACCAATTCAACCTTTAAGGTTATTAGTTCCCAACAACTATCCAAATTGCTCTCCTATACTTTTGGACAAGTTTCCAGTTGAAGTCAG TAAAGAATATGAAGACCTCTCCAGAAAGGCCAAATCAAGATTTAGTACCTCTCTCCGAACTCTAGCCCAACCTATGTCACTCGGGGAGATAGCAAGGACTTGGGACATCTGTGCTCGTGCTGTTATTTCCGAATACGCACAGCAAAGTGGAGGAGGAACCTTCAGCTCAAAATATGGGACATGGGAGGACTGCTTGAGTACGGCATGA
- the LOC142546932 gene encoding mediator of RNA polymerase II transcription subunit 15a-like isoform X5, translating to MDSNNWRAAQAQLQIPGQSMSSESVVPPGMEAGDWRNQLPADSRQRIVNKIMETLKRHLPFSGPEGLQELKKIAMRFEEKIYTAATSQSDYLRKISLKMLTMETKSQNPMTNPLQPNTASNSKNPQDPASQTMQSQMQNQVQSLPMTMVSNQSQVRQQLLSQNIQNNLTSTGAQLPGGVSQSTVPNVSSQNPNMQNIQNMSNVTQNVVGNSMGQSMPSNMFANSQRQMARQQQVASQDQQQQSQNSQQYPYNQQLQQHLMKQKFQQGTVPQSLMQAQIQQQQQQPLLQPGQLQSSQQAVMQPSLRQSSASSTLQQNQQQSLQQSTQSMLQQQQQQQQSVLRQQQPSVIHQQQTSLSQHSVLPAQQHQSQQLSGQQPNASNMQQNQLIGQQNNALDAQQQHQQQQRIMAQQNNITSLQPPQTINQQNNLPNMHQQLSSGQQNNLQNVHQQQLGSQTNLSGFQQQQMVGIQNGGSSLQPNPQSVHMLQQSKVSVQQQMQQNMANCLPNQAHQTLSQPPQQQLMSQIQSQQGQLQQQLGLQQQVNPLQRDMQQRIQTSGPLLQPHNTIDQQKQLLQSQRIIPEVPLTSLDSSQTGNSNGGDWQEEVYQKIKTMNEMYFPDLNEMYQRMAAKLQQHDSLPQQPKNEQLDKLRFYKLMLERLLMFLQTNKNEVNHSHKEKIVGVEKQIVNVLNSNRPRKPVSSLHQGQIPQPHLPSMQQSQQAQPQISQMHIPENQMNSQMQPMNGQNYVTTAQQNNLNNLQHNSLPSVSAISNSRQNMMDTLQPGSNVEPGQSNSLNSIQQVPMSSLQQNLVTGPQQMNINSISSQNGLTAMPSNMNPLQSNSNILQPHQIKSEQQIFPTQQVKQQYQQRQIQQQYMQRQQLIQQQQQQQTTQQSTSQLTAQQMMQLNQINETNDIKMRHQISSKSGVIQQHTSSGQRPSYHHPQMKSGTPFSISSPQVLQGGSPQISLHPSPQLDQQNLLASHVKAGTPLQSANSPFIVPSPSTSMVPSPMPGDSEKINPGVSSLSNAGNIVHNSTAGASGPAQSLAIGTPGISASPLLAEFTSPDGTHGAASTIVSGNNNVVEQPLERLIKVVKSMSQKALSASVSDISSVVSMVDRIAGSAPGNGSRAAVGEDLVAMTKCRLQARNFFTQDGPGGTKKMRRYTTAMPSNVVSSTCSVSDNFRHINGSESDGESTGASSVKRPRIEANHALEEELHEINQRLIDTAVYICEDDVDPTAVTAAAEGGGGIIVKCSFSAVALSPNLKSQYASAQMSPIQPLRLLVPNNYPNCSPILLDKFPVEVSKEYEDLSRKAKSRFSTSLRTLAQPMSLGEIARTWDICARAVISEYAQQSGGGTFSSKYGTWEDCLSTA from the exons ATGGATAGCAATAATTGGCGCGCAGCCCAGGCCCAGTTGCAGATTCCGGGTCAATCTATGAGTAGTGAATCGGTGGTGCCTCCTGGAATGGAAGCTGGTGACTGGAGGAATCAGCTTCCAGCGGATTCTAGACAGAGAATTGTTAACAAGAT AATGGAAACCTTGAAGAGGCATCTTCCTTTTTCTGGCCCAGAGGGACTGCAGGAACTTAAGAAAATAGCCATGAGGTTTGAGGAGAAGATTTACACTGCAGCAACAAGTCAG TCAGATTACTTGAGAAAGATTTCTTTGAAGATGCTGACAATGGAGACTAAATCCCAAAATCCTATGACCAATCCTCTTCAACCCAATACTGCAAGCAATAGCAAAAATCCCCAAGATCCAG CTTCTCAGACGATGCAGTCTCAAATGCAAAATCAGGTGCAGTCGCTACCTATGACTATGGTTTCCAATCAATCTCAAGTGCGCCAACAGCTATTAtcccagaatattcagaatAACCTCACATCAACTGGAGCCCAGCTCCCTGGTGGTGTGTCTCAGAGCACCGTGCCTAATGTTTCTAGTCAGAATCCTAACATGCAAAATATACAAAACATGTCTAATGTAACTCAAAATGTAGTAGGGAATTCTATGGGGCAAAGTATGCCATCCAATATGTTTGCCAACTCTCAGAGACAGATGGCGAGGCAACAACAAGTTGCATCACAGGATCAACAGCAACAGTCTCAAAATTCACAGCAATATCCGTACAACCAGCAGCTACAACAACACCTTATGAAGCAAAAGTTCCAACAAGGAACTGTCCCACAATCTCTTATGCAAGCTCAgatccagcagcagcagcagcagccccTTTTGCAACCAGGTCAGCTCCAATCCTCTCAGCAGGCTGTTATGCAGCCTTCTTTGAGGCAATCATCAGCTTCATCTACTCTTCAGCAAAATCAGCAGCAGTCTCTTCAACAGTCAACTCAATCTATgcttcagcagcagcagcaacagcagcaaTCGGTCCTCCGGCAGCAGCAGCCTTCTGTCATTCATCAGCAGCAAACTTCTTTGTCTCAGCATTCAGTTCTACCTGCACAGCAACACCAATCGCAACAGCTTAGTGGACAGCAGCCAAATGCTTCAAACATGCAACAGAATCAACTGATTGGGCAGCAAAACAATGCCCTTGATGCACAGCAGCagcatcaacaacaacaaaggATTATGGCTCAGCAGAACAATATCACTAGCCTTCAACCACCGCAGACAATTAATCAGCAAAACAACCTTCCAAATATGCATCAGCAGCTGTCATCTGGGCAGCAGAATAACCTCCAGAATGTGCATCAGCAGCAATTAGGCTCTCAAACTAATTTATCTGGTTTCCAACAGCAGCAAATGGTTGGAATTCAGAATGGTGGCTCCAGCTTGCAGCCTAATCCACAGTCAGTCCATATGTTGCAACAATCCAAGGTCTCAGTGCAGCAGCAAATGCAACAAAACATGGCAAACTGTTTACCTAACCAAGCTCATCAGACACTGTCGCAACCACCGCAACAGCAACTGATGTCACAGATCCAGTCACAACAAGGCCAACTGCAACAGCAATTAGGCTTGCAACAGCAGGTAAATCCATTGCAAAGAGACATGCAACAAAGGATTCAAACGTCTGGTCCCTTGCTTCAACCACATAATACTATTGATCAACAGAAGCAGTTGTTACAGTCTCAAAGAATCATTCCAGAGGTTCCTCTAA CATCTTTAGATTCATCACAGACTGGAAATTCTAATGGCGGGGACTGGCAAGAAGAGGTTTATCAAAAG ATCAAAACCATGAATGAGATGTATTTTCCTGATTTAAACGAGATGTACCAGCGAATGGCTGCTAAGTTGCAGCAG CATGATTCTCTTCCTCAACAGCCTAAGAATGAGCAACTTGACAAGCTCAGATTTTATAAGCTTATGTTGGAACGTTTGTTAATGTTTCTGCAAACTAACAAGAATGAAGTTAACCATTCTCACAAGGAAAAGATTGTTGGCGTTGAGAAGCAGATTGTCAATGTTCTTAATTCGAACAGGCCACGGAAGCCTGTTTCTTCTTTGCATCAAGGGCAAATCCCCCAGCCTCACTTGCCTTCTATGCAACAATCTCAGCAGGCACAACCTCAAATTTCTCAGATGCATATCCCAGAGAATCAAATGAATTCTCAGATGCAGCCAATGAATGGACAGAATTATGTGACGACTGCACAGCAGAACAATTTGAACAACTTGCAGCACAACTCGTTACCTTCTGTGTCTGCTATCTCAAATTCCCGTCAAAATATGATGGATACACTCCAGCCTGGCTCAAATGTTGAACCTGGACAAAGCAATTCTCTCAACTCAATTCAACAAGTACCTATGAGTTCTCTGCAACAAAATTTGGTAACTGGCCCGCAGCAAATGAATATTAACTCAATATCATCACAAAATGGTCTAACAGCGATGCCATCAAATATGAATCCCTTGCAGTCAAATTCTAACATACTCCAACCCCATCAAATAAAATCAGAGCAACAAATTTTTCCAACACAGCAAGTGAAACAGCAGTATCAGCAGAGGCAGATCCAGCAACAATATATGCAGAGACAGCAGCTGattcagcagcagcaacagcagcaaACAACTCAGCAGTCAACTTCACAGTTAACTGCTCAGCAAATGATGCAGCTTAATCAGATTAATGAGACAAATGATATAAAGATGAGACACCAGATAAGTAGCAAATCAGGAGTTATCCAGCAACATACTTCCTCTGGCCAACGACCATCATATCATCACCCCCAAATGAAATCTGGAACTCCGTTCTCAATTTCTTCTCCTCAGGTCCTTCAGGGTGGATCCCCTCAAATTAGTCTTCATCCTTCACCACAACTTGACCAACAGAATCTTCTGGCATCTCATGTCAAAGCTGGAACCCCTTTGCAATCAGCAAATTCTCCTTTCATTGTCCCATCTCCTTCAACTTCCATGGTTCCATCACCCATGCCAGGTGATTCTGAGAAAATCAATCCTGGTGTTTCATCGCTGTCAAATGCTGGAAACATTGTGCACAATTCAACTGCTGGAGCATCTGGACCAGCCCAATCTCTTGCAATTGGGACTCCTGGGATATCAGCCTCACCTTTGCTTGCAGAATTCACCAGCCCTGATGGCACTCATGGTGCGGCATCAACCATTGTTTCCGGAAACAATAATGTTGTGGAACAGCCGCTTGAACGCTTAATCAAAGTG GTGAAATCTATGTCTCAGAAAGCTTTAAGTGCCTCTGTTAGCGACATCAGCTCAGTTGTCAGTATGGTTGACAGAATTGCGGGATCTGCTCCAGGAAATGGATCACGGGCTGCAGTAGGTGAAGATTTGGTTGCTATGACTAAATGTCGTCTTCAGGCCCGAAACTTTTTTACGCAAGATGGACCTGGTGGAACCAAGAAAATGAGACGTTATACAACTGCAATGCCATCCAATGTTGTTTCATCTACCTGCAGTGTGAGTGATAATTTCAGGCATATAAATGGAAGTGAATCTGATGGAGAGTCCACTGGGGCATCGAGTGTCAAGAGGCCAAGGATTGAG GCTAACCATGCACTTGAAGAAGAGTTACATGAAATTAATCAGCGACTTATAGATACTGCTGTATATATATGTGAAGACGATGTTGATCCAACTGCAGTTACTGCTGCGGCTGAAGGTGGTGGAGGAATTATTGTGAAGTGTTCTTTCAGTGCTGTGGCACTGAGTCCAAATCTGAAGTCACAATATGCTTCAGCGCAAATG TCACCAATTCAACCTTTAAGGTTATTAGTTCCCAACAACTATCCAAATTGCTCTCCTATACTTTTGGACAAGTTTCCAGTTGAAGTCAG TAAAGAATATGAAGACCTCTCCAGAAAGGCCAAATCAAGATTTAGTACCTCTCTCCGAACTCTAGCCCAACCTATGTCACTCGGGGAGATAGCAAGGACTTGGGACATCTGTGCTCGTGCTGTTATTTCCGAATACGCACAGCAAAGTGGAGGAGGAACCTTCAGCTCAAAATATGGGACATGGGAGGACTGCTTGAGTACGGCATGA